In one Pseudomonas sp. SG20056 genomic region, the following are encoded:
- a CDS encoding DNA adenine methylase produces MTITAPVIRYHGGKFRLATWVLDHFPPHKCYVEPFGGAAGVLIQKPRAYAEVYNDLDGDIVNLFRVLQDKQSSQRLIELLTITPYARTEFELAWQAAEDPIECARRLIIRAQMGFGSAGASKSITGFRIDTARAYGTAQQLWARYPAHLALVCQRLTGVLIENRPAVEVLHAHDAPETLHYVDPPYMHDTRVRGSQKGRYYRHEMSDREHAELLATLKTLRGFVVVSGYPSELYQAELEGWTMNTTTSRISAGRGGSTRQECLWINPACMDALHQRGLALEGAA; encoded by the coding sequence ATGACCATCACTGCCCCCGTCATCCGCTACCACGGCGGGAAGTTTCGCCTGGCCACCTGGGTGCTCGATCACTTCCCACCACACAAGTGCTATGTCGAGCCCTTTGGCGGCGCGGCCGGAGTGCTGATCCAAAAGCCGCGCGCTTATGCAGAGGTCTACAACGATCTGGACGGCGATATCGTCAATCTGTTCCGCGTGCTGCAGGATAAGCAGAGCAGCCAACGCTTGATCGAACTGCTGACCATAACCCCATATGCACGAACGGAGTTCGAGCTGGCCTGGCAGGCGGCCGAAGATCCAATCGAATGCGCCCGCCGCCTGATCATCCGTGCCCAGATGGGGTTCGGTTCAGCCGGCGCTAGCAAGAGCATCACAGGGTTTCGCATCGACACAGCCAGGGCCTACGGCACCGCCCAGCAGCTATGGGCACGCTACCCGGCCCACCTGGCGCTGGTCTGCCAGCGGCTCACCGGCGTGTTGATCGAGAACCGCCCAGCCGTTGAGGTGCTGCATGCCCACGACGCACCTGAAACCCTGCACTACGTTGACCCGCCCTACATGCACGATACCCGCGTGCGCGGGTCGCAGAAGGGCAGGTACTACCGGCACGAAATGAGCGATCGGGAACACGCCGAGCTGCTGGCCACCCTCAAAACCCTGCGCGGCTTCGTGGTTGTGAGCGGCTATCCAAGCGAGCTGTATCAGGCGGAGCTGGAAGGCTGGACGATGAATACCACAACGTCCCGCATCAGCGCCGGCCGAGGCGGCAGCACCCGCCAGGAATGCCTATGGATCAACCCCGCCTGTATGGATGCACTGCATCAGCGCGGACTCGCACTTGAGGGAGCAGCATGA
- a CDS encoding site-specific integrase: MPGHSVGVSSSLSDALKRYKLEVSPSKAGKRWEEVRLDKLDNDLEFAGERIGDVTADQIAEWRDARLKKVASPTVRREMTLLSSVFEIAKREWRWCKTNPVREVKRPSNGRPRDRRIQPDEEQKLLARLGYVEGVKPETLQQELAYAFLIAIETAMRQGEILGLTKATTHLAKRYVRLDDTKNGDSRNVPLSLRAVVLLQLLLDAATDRQELFRLKSASADAMFRKVRNELEIIDLHFHDTRHEATTRLARKLDVLDLARMTGHRDPRSLMVYYNATATEVAGRLD, from the coding sequence GTGCCTGGGCATTCGGTTGGTGTGAGTTCGAGTCTTTCAGATGCACTCAAACGATACAAGCTGGAAGTGTCGCCGAGCAAAGCCGGCAAGCGCTGGGAAGAGGTGCGACTGGACAAGCTGGATAATGATCTGGAGTTTGCCGGCGAGCGCATTGGCGACGTGACAGCAGACCAGATAGCCGAGTGGCGCGATGCTCGCTTGAAGAAAGTGGCGTCACCCACGGTGCGGCGTGAGATGACGTTGCTGTCCTCGGTGTTTGAGATTGCCAAGCGTGAATGGCGGTGGTGCAAGACTAACCCCGTGCGTGAGGTAAAGCGCCCGAGCAATGGCCGGCCTCGTGATCGGCGGATTCAGCCAGATGAGGAGCAGAAGTTACTCGCGCGGCTGGGGTACGTTGAGGGGGTAAAGCCTGAGACGCTGCAGCAGGAACTGGCCTATGCCTTTCTCATCGCCATAGAAACAGCCATGCGGCAGGGCGAGATACTGGGGCTGACCAAGGCCACCACCCACCTGGCTAAGCGCTATGTGCGGCTGGATGACACAAAGAATGGAGACAGCCGCAACGTGCCGTTGAGTTTGCGGGCAGTGGTTCTGCTGCAGCTGTTGCTCGATGCCGCCACCGATCGGCAGGAGCTGTTCCGGCTTAAGTCGGCCTCGGCCGATGCGATGTTTCGCAAGGTGCGCAATGAGCTGGAGATCATCGATCTACACTTCCACGATACCCGGCACGAGGCGACCACGCGCTTGGCCAGGAAGCTGGATGTGCTGGATCTGGCCCGGATGACCGGACACCGTGATCCGCGATCGTTGATGGTGTACTACAACGCAACGGCGACAGAGGTTGCCGGTAGGTTGGATTGA
- a CDS encoding cold-shock protein — MSNRQNGTVKWFNDEKGFGFITPESGPDLFVHFRAIQGNGFKSLKEGQKVSFIAVQGQKGMQADEVQIQE, encoded by the coding sequence ATGTCGAATCGTCAGAACGGTACCGTCAAGTGGTTTAACGACGAAAAAGGTTTTGGTTTTATCACTCCAGAAAGCGGTCCGGATCTGTTCGTGCACTTCCGCGCGATCCAAGGCAACGGCTTCAAGAGCCTGAAAGAAGGCCAGAAAGTCAGCTTTATCGCTGTGCAGGGCCAGAAAGGCATGCAGGCTGATGAAGTGCAAATCCAGGAGTAA
- a CDS encoding RDD family protein, with protein MPKHLLRPQGEFPSAGLIRRLAAMFYDFLLCIALLIVVTFIYKLILMGFYGEAQLKQMSDAGALDGDPLLSTVLFLSLFGFFAKFWTHNGQTLGMQVWGLRIQNSDGTAISLWQALLRFLVAIGSWLLLGLGFFWVLWDKEKRSWHDIYSDSQVIQLPKNIHKK; from the coding sequence ATGCCGAAACACCTACTGCGCCCGCAGGGTGAATTCCCCAGCGCCGGACTGATCCGCCGCCTCGCCGCGATGTTTTATGACTTCCTGCTGTGCATCGCCCTGCTGATCGTCGTGACCTTTATCTACAAGTTGATCCTGATGGGCTTCTACGGCGAGGCGCAGCTCAAACAGATGTCCGACGCAGGCGCATTGGATGGCGACCCCCTGCTCTCGACTGTGCTGTTCCTCAGCCTGTTTGGCTTCTTCGCCAAGTTCTGGACGCACAACGGTCAAACCCTGGGCATGCAGGTGTGGGGCCTGCGCATTCAGAACAGCGACGGTACGGCAATCAGCCTATGGCAGGCACTGCTGCGCTTTCTGGTCGCCATTGGTTCCTGGCTGCTGCTGGGCCTGGGCTTTTTCTGGGTACTTTGGGATAAAGAAAAGCGCAGCTGGCATGACATCTATTCGGACAGCCAGGTGATTCAACTGCCGAAGAACATCCACAAGAAATAA
- the lptG gene encoding LPS export ABC transporter permease LptG — MVKLDRYIGAQVFVAILAVLGIIVGLALLFAFIDELGDVEDNYSLLDALGYVLLTAPRRIYEMLPMAALIGCLIGLGSLASNSELTIMRAAGVSIGRIVWAVMKPMLVLMLVGVLIGEYLAPYSENQAQASRAMAQGGGEAQSAKRGLWHRQGQEYVHINAVQPNGVLLGVTRYRFDEHKRMQSSSFARRAQYQGDHWQLEDVATTHFRERSSEVIKQDNERWDVELTPQLLGTVVLAPDALSMTGLWSYIHYLAEQGLNNSQYWLSFWTKVLQPLVTAALVLMAISFIFGPLRSVTLGQRVFTGVLVGFVFKISQDLLGPSSLVFGFSPLLAVLIPAGICALAGVWLLRRAG; from the coding sequence GTGGTTAAGTTGGATCGTTACATCGGTGCGCAGGTATTCGTCGCCATCCTTGCCGTGCTGGGCATTATTGTGGGTCTGGCGCTGCTGTTTGCCTTTATCGATGAACTGGGCGATGTCGAGGACAACTACAGCCTGCTTGATGCCCTTGGCTATGTACTGCTGACGGCGCCGCGGCGCATCTATGAAATGCTGCCGATGGCGGCGCTGATCGGTTGCCTGATCGGTTTGGGCTCGCTAGCCAGTAACAGCGAACTGACCATCATGCGTGCGGCCGGTGTGTCGATTGGGCGGATTGTCTGGGCGGTGATGAAGCCGATGCTAGTGCTGATGCTGGTCGGTGTGCTGATCGGTGAGTACCTCGCGCCCTATAGTGAAAACCAGGCTCAGGCCAGCCGTGCCATGGCGCAGGGTGGCGGTGAAGCGCAGAGCGCCAAGCGCGGCCTGTGGCATCGCCAGGGGCAGGAGTATGTGCATATCAACGCCGTGCAACCCAATGGCGTATTGCTCGGGGTGACCCGCTATCGCTTCGATGAACACAAGCGCATGCAGTCATCCAGCTTCGCGCGGCGTGCGCAGTATCAGGGTGATCACTGGCAGCTGGAAGATGTTGCAACCACGCACTTCCGTGAGCGCAGCAGCGAAGTCATCAAACAGGATAACGAGCGTTGGGATGTCGAGTTGACGCCGCAGTTACTTGGCACCGTGGTGCTGGCACCTGATGCGTTGTCGATGACCGGGCTGTGGAGCTATATCCACTACCTGGCCGAGCAGGGGCTGAATAACAGCCAGTACTGGCTGTCGTTCTGGACCAAGGTATTGCAGCCGTTGGTAACGGCCGCGCTGGTGCTGATGGCGATCTCGTTTATCTTCGGCCCGCTGCGCTCGGTAACCCTCGGGCAGCGGGTGTTTACCGGGGTGCTGGTGGGCTTTGTATTCAAGATCAGCCAGGATCTGCTCGGCCCTTCGAGCCTGGTATTCGGCTTCTCGCCGCTGCTGGCGGTATTGATTCCTGCTGGTATCTGCGCGCTGGCCGGCGTCTGGTTGCTACGCCGCGCAGGTTGA
- the lptF gene encoding LPS export ABC transporter permease LptF: protein MIVFRYLSREVLLTLSAVSAVLLVIIMSGRFIRYLAQAAQGLLDPGVLLMIMAYRIPGFLQLILPLALFLGFLLAYGRMYLDSEMTVLSATGMSQQRLFAYSLAPAALVALLAGWLSLGLAPQGVEHVARILNQQSAMTELDTLVPGRFQSMKNGSRVTYTEELSEDRGSLAGVFISEKQLSSQGDKERGISVLVAESGRQEIQADGSRYLILENGYRYDGNPGQADYRAIKYDTYGVLLPKPEVAVEVTDREAMPTRELIGSDKPRMQSELQWRLSIPVLVFVVTLLAVPLSRVNPRQGRFLKLLPAILLYMAYLALLIGARGALDKEKIPAALGLWWVHGLFALIGLLLLYWEPLRLRWAARRVALEVARG from the coding sequence TTGATCGTCTTCCGTTATTTGTCCCGTGAAGTGTTGTTGACCCTGAGTGCCGTGAGCGCGGTGCTGCTGGTCATCATTATGAGTGGCCGTTTTATCCGCTATCTGGCTCAGGCGGCGCAGGGGTTGCTCGACCCTGGGGTGCTGCTGATGATCATGGCGTACCGGATTCCCGGCTTCCTCCAGCTGATTCTGCCGCTGGCGCTATTCCTCGGCTTTCTCCTGGCCTATGGGCGGATGTACCTGGACAGCGAGATGACTGTCCTTTCGGCCACCGGTATGAGCCAGCAGCGCTTATTTGCTTACAGCCTGGCTCCGGCGGCCCTGGTGGCGTTGCTGGCTGGTTGGTTGAGCCTGGGCCTGGCTCCGCAAGGCGTTGAGCATGTGGCGCGAATTCTCAATCAGCAAAGCGCCATGACTGAGCTGGATACCCTGGTGCCAGGGCGTTTTCAATCCATGAAAAACGGCTCGCGGGTGACATACACCGAGGAGCTTTCGGAAGATCGCGGCTCGCTGGCTGGGGTTTTCATCTCTGAAAAACAGCTGTCCAGTCAGGGCGACAAGGAGCGCGGTATCTCGGTGCTGGTGGCCGAGTCCGGTCGTCAGGAGATTCAGGCCGATGGCAGCCGCTACCTGATTCTGGAAAATGGCTACCGCTATGACGGCAATCCGGGTCAGGCCGATTACCGCGCAATCAAATACGACACTTACGGCGTGCTGCTGCCCAAGCCAGAAGTGGCGGTGGAGGTCACTGACCGCGAGGCGATGCCGACGCGCGAGCTGATTGGTAGCGACAAACCGCGTATGCAATCCGAGCTGCAGTGGCGCTTGTCGATTCCTGTGCTGGTTTTTGTGGTCACCCTGCTGGCGGTGCCGCTGTCGCGAGTCAACCCACGCCAGGGGCGCTTCCTCAAACTGTTGCCGGCCATCCTGCTGTACATGGCTTACCTGGCGTTGCTGATTGGCGCGCGTGGTGCGCTGGATAAAGAGAAAATCCCCGCAGCCCTGGGCTTGTGGTGGGTACATGGGCTGTTCGCATTAATCGGGCTGCTGTTGCTGTATTGGGAGCCGCTGCGCTTGCGCTGGGCGGCCCGTCGTGTGGCGCTGGAGGTGGCCCGTGGTTAA
- a CDS encoding leucyl aminopeptidase, translated as MEFIVKSARPETLKTATLVIPVGEGKKLGEIAKAIDTASAGAISALLKRGDLAGKVGQTLLVHNLPNLKAERVLLVGTGKDSELSDRQLRKLITAVYSSLKNLGGSDAVLALDELQVKGRDTYGKTRLMVESLADAGYCFDRFKSQKAEAGALKKLTLLTDKPNLIDAERASTHAQAIAAGMAFTKDLGNLPPNLCHPSYLAEEAKNLGKAYKNLKVEILDEKKLKEFGAGAFLAVAQGSDQPPRMIVMQYQGGKKSEKPYALVGKGITFDTGGISIKPAAGMDEMKYDMCGAASVFGTLKAVLELQLPINLVCLLACAENMPSGGATRPGDIVTTMSGQTVEILNTDAEGRLVLCDTLTYAERFKPQAVIDIATLTGACIVALGSNVSGLMGNNDELVQQILGAGLSADDRAWQLPLYDEYQEQLDSPFADIANIGGPKAGTITAGCFLSRFAKAYNWAHLDIAGTAWISGGKDKGATGRPVPMLTQYLLDRSNA; from the coding sequence ATGGAATTTATTGTTAAAAGCGCCCGCCCAGAAACACTAAAAACCGCCACCCTGGTTATCCCTGTTGGTGAGGGCAAAAAACTCGGCGAAATCGCCAAGGCCATCGACACCGCCAGTGCAGGCGCGATCAGTGCTCTGCTCAAGCGCGGCGACCTGGCTGGCAAGGTCGGCCAGACTCTGCTGGTACACAACCTGCCGAACCTGAAAGCTGAACGCGTGCTGCTGGTTGGTACCGGTAAAGACAGCGAACTGTCTGACCGCCAACTGCGCAAATTGATCACAGCCGTTTACAGCAGCCTGAAAAACCTCGGCGGCAGCGACGCCGTGCTGGCGCTCGACGAGCTGCAGGTCAAAGGCCGCGACACCTACGGCAAAACCCGCCTGATGGTGGAAAGCCTGGCCGACGCCGGCTACTGCTTCGACCGTTTCAAGAGCCAGAAGGCCGAGGCCGGCGCGCTGAAGAAGCTCACCCTGCTCACTGACAAACCCAACCTGATCGACGCCGAGCGCGCCAGCACGCACGCCCAGGCGATTGCCGCCGGCATGGCCTTTACCAAGGACCTCGGCAACCTGCCGCCGAACCTCTGCCACCCAAGCTATCTCGCTGAAGAAGCGAAGAACCTGGGCAAGGCCTACAAAAATCTGAAAGTCGAAATCCTTGATGAGAAAAAACTCAAGGAGTTCGGCGCAGGCGCCTTCCTTGCCGTGGCCCAAGGCAGCGACCAGCCGCCACGAATGATCGTCATGCAGTATCAGGGCGGCAAAAAATCCGAGAAGCCTTACGCCCTGGTCGGCAAAGGCATCACCTTCGACACCGGCGGCATCAGCATCAAGCCGGCGGCCGGCATGGATGAGATGAAGTACGACATGTGCGGCGCCGCCAGCGTGTTCGGCACCCTCAAGGCCGTGCTGGAGCTGCAACTGCCGATCAACCTTGTGTGCCTGCTGGCCTGCGCCGAGAACATGCCGAGTGGCGGAGCTACTCGCCCCGGCGACATCGTCACCACCATGAGCGGGCAGACCGTGGAAATCCTCAACACCGACGCCGAAGGCCGTCTGGTGCTGTGCGACACCCTGACTTACGCCGAGCGCTTCAAGCCGCAAGCAGTCATCGACATCGCTACCCTTACCGGCGCCTGCATCGTGGCCCTGGGCAGCAATGTCTCCGGACTGATGGGCAACAACGACGAACTGGTGCAGCAGATTCTCGGCGCCGGCCTGAGCGCCGACGACCGCGCCTGGCAGCTGCCGCTGTATGACGAGTATCAGGAGCAGCTGGACAGCCCGTTTGCCGATATCGCCAATATTGGCGGGCCGAAAGCCGGCACCATCACTGCGGGCTGCTTCCTTTCGCGGTTTGCCAAGGCCTACAACTGGGCGCATTTGGATATCGCCGGCACTGCCTGGATCAGCGGTGGTAAAGACAAAGGCGCAACCGGTCGCCCGGTGCCGATGCTGACGCAGTACCTGCTGGATCGCAGCAACGCCTGA
- a CDS encoding DNA polymerase III subunit chi: MPRIEFYVLSTAVPAERLRAACQLAMKAWRAGMPVFLRGSDAQQCSEVDELLWRFKAESFVPHSLYEEDAQAPVVIGLDEEPSSAQGVLINLGSTLSPQVERFSRVIEIVNQEPDLLTACRENFRSYRQRGYDPKRVEL, encoded by the coding sequence ATGCCCCGAATAGAATTCTATGTACTGTCTACTGCCGTGCCGGCCGAGCGTCTGCGCGCGGCCTGCCAACTGGCGATGAAAGCCTGGCGCGCCGGCATGCCGGTGTTTTTGCGTGGCAGCGATGCGCAGCAATGCAGCGAGGTGGACGAACTGCTGTGGCGCTTTAAAGCGGAAAGCTTTGTGCCGCACAGCCTGTACGAGGAAGACGCGCAAGCACCGGTGGTGATTGGCTTGGACGAAGAACCCAGTAGCGCCCAAGGTGTACTGATCAACCTGGGCAGCACCCTGTCCCCGCAGGTTGAGCGTTTTAGCCGGGTGATTGAAATCGTCAACCAGGAACCCGACCTGCTGACCGCCTGCCGGGAGAATTTCCGCAGCTACCGGCAGCGCGGGTATGATCCAAAACGAGTCGAACTCTAG